The nucleotide sequence ATCTGGGGGATCGCCGGCGCATTCATCGCGGTCCCGATGTTGGCGTCGCTCAAGATAGTGTGCGATCATGTAGAGTGGCTTTCGGGCGTTGGCGAGTTCCTCGGCCAGCGCGACGCGGATGAGCGACGGATCGCGGTACGACCCGCAACAACGTGAGAGATGGCGACTACGAAGAAGAAGACAACGGTAAAGGCGGCTGGAAAGACGGAGAGAAAGTCAGTAAGCAACGCACCTGAGAAGTTCACCGGATTCAGACCTGCGGCACTGACCTTTCTGCGCGGCCTGGCGCGGAACAATAAGCGCGAGTGGTTCGAGGCGAACCGGTCGCGATACGAAACTGAAGTCAAGCGACCGCTGCAGGTGCTGGTCGAGGAGATCGACGCGCGGCTCGGCGAGATTGCGCCGGAGATGGTGGGGAATCCCAAGCGGTCGATATTCCGGATCTATCGCGACGTGCGGTTCTCGAAGGACAAGTCGCCGTACAAGACAAACGCTGCGGCGTGGTTCTATCATCGCGATGCGGGGCATGCTGTTGGTACTGCTGCCGTGCACGGTGGAGCTGGGTTCTATTTTCAGATCGCACCGGGGGAGTGTATTGTTGCGGGCGGGATCTGGATGCCACCTGCGGCCGCCTTGAAGACACTGCGTGAAGCAATCGCGGATGATCCGGATGCGTTGAGATCGATACTGCGGCAGCCTGCGTTCAAGCGCGCGTTCGGTGCGTTGAGCGATGAGGCGGTGTTGAAGCGGACGCCGCGCGCGTTCGATCCGGAGCATCCTGCTGCTGACCTGTTGCGGTACAAGTCGTTCACGGTGAGTCGCGAGCTTTCGGAAGACGACATGTCGAGTGCAAAGCTGCCGGACACGGTTGCGAAGCAGTACGCGACGATGTTGCCGTTGGTGCGCTGGCTCAATCGCGTGCTCGGGCTTCCGGCGCACAGCCGGCGATAACCACTCCCGCGCAATACAGAGAAATGAGCGCCGTGATGACGCCGAGTGCGCAGAGCGGCGCGGAGTATGACCGGGCGCGGGAATTGGTGCTGGAGTATGGGTGGAATTCAACTGCGTACCAGATACTGAATCCTGGGTTCGAGCTCTGGTTCTCGCGGTTGCATCCGGCGGTAGTTGGGTATGTACGAGCTGGCGGGCGACGAGTGGTGGGTGGAGCGCCTGTTGCTGCGGATGCTGACCTGCGCGACGTCGCTGAAGAATTCGAGCGCGATTCCCGTGCGGCTGGTGCCGGCGTCGTTTACTTTGGCGCGGAAGAACGTCTCGATGCATTGTATCGCGGGACGAAAACGCACA is from Gemmatimonadota bacterium and encodes:
- a CDS encoding DUF2461 domain-containing protein, translated to MATTKKKTTVKAAGKTERKSVSNAPEKFTGFRPAALTFLRGLARNNKREWFEANRSRYETEVKRPLQVLVEEIDARLGEIAPEMVGNPKRSIFRIYRDVRFSKDKSPYKTNAAAWFYHRDAGHAVGTAAVHGGAGFYFQIAPGECIVAGGIWMPPAAALKTLREAIADDPDALRSILRQPAFKRAFGALSDEAVLKRTPRAFDPEHPAADLLRYKSFTVSRELSEDDMSSAKLPDTVAKQYATMLPLVRWLNRVLGLPAHSRR